From Streptomyces sp. NBC_01754, a single genomic window includes:
- a CDS encoding cytochrome P450: protein MLPSERQLRAQLAFFSDFIRVQAEKGDPYAKVLGVPENPYPHYEEIRARGRLYRSSLGAWVTTDHKLANEILRDRRFGVRKADGEKIPELMSFDNSMLGLDPPDHTRLRRIAAPTLNPRTAEGWRPRAEEICDRLIDGILAEDKPFNLMTSFAQRLPIAVIADLVGIPERHHGDFYRISRRMTPLLEGAVTYEQTQSTEAAIKEMTELFVDVIAQRKADPQDDMISRLLPLVDEGSLSMAELVPMVTFVPLAGSETTVNLVGNGILALLAHPEQWRLLAERPELAAGVAEETLRFDPPVQQYRRIAHERIEMAGRTLPVDAELAIIAGGANRDPQVFSDPDTFDITRRIGADTLAFSAGIHYCMGASLAKLEAEVAFKALVTRIPRLRQAGPIRRSGSFIIRGMVEFPVAAH from the coding sequence ATGCTGCCGAGTGAAAGACAGCTGCGCGCGCAGCTGGCCTTCTTCAGCGACTTCATCCGGGTTCAGGCCGAAAAGGGCGACCCGTACGCCAAAGTGCTGGGCGTCCCGGAGAACCCGTATCCCCATTATGAGGAGATCCGAGCCCGAGGCCGCCTGTACCGGAGTTCTCTCGGCGCCTGGGTGACCACGGACCACAAACTCGCGAACGAGATCCTGCGGGACCGGCGCTTCGGGGTTCGGAAGGCCGACGGCGAGAAAATTCCGGAACTCATGAGCTTCGACAATTCGATGCTCGGCCTCGACCCGCCCGACCACACCCGGCTGCGCCGCATCGCGGCCCCGACCCTCAACCCGCGTACGGCCGAGGGCTGGCGGCCCCGCGCCGAGGAGATCTGCGACCGGCTGATCGACGGCATCCTCGCCGAGGACAAGCCGTTCAACCTGATGACCTCCTTCGCGCAGCGGCTGCCCATCGCCGTGATCGCCGACCTCGTCGGCATCCCGGAGCGCCATCACGGCGACTTCTACCGCATCAGCCGCCGGATGACCCCCCTGCTGGAGGGCGCGGTCACCTACGAGCAGACACAGAGCACCGAGGCCGCGATCAAGGAGATGACGGAGCTCTTCGTCGACGTCATCGCGCAGCGCAAGGCCGATCCGCAGGACGACATGATCAGCCGGCTGCTGCCGCTGGTCGACGAGGGAAGCCTGAGCATGGCCGAACTCGTACCGATGGTCACCTTCGTCCCACTGGCCGGCAGCGAGACCACCGTCAACCTGGTCGGCAACGGGATCCTGGCGCTGCTGGCCCACCCGGAGCAGTGGCGACTGCTTGCCGAGCGGCCCGAACTCGCGGCCGGCGTGGCCGAGGAGACGCTGCGCTTCGACCCGCCCGTCCAGCAGTACCGGCGCATCGCCCACGAGCGGATCGAGATGGCCGGCCGGACGCTGCCCGTCGACGCCGAGCTGGCGATCATCGCCGGCGGGGCCAACCGCGATCCGCAGGTCTTCTCCGACCCGGACACATTCGATATCACGCGACGCATCGGCGCCGACACCCTGGCATTCTCGGCGGGCATCCATTACTGCATGGGAGCGTCGTTGGCTAAACTCGAGGCGGAAGTCGCATTCAAGGCGCTGGTCACGCGGATTCCGCGGCTGCGCCAGGCGGGTCCGATTCGGCGCAGCGGCTCGTTCATCATCCGCGGCATGGTGGAATTCCCGGTGGCGGCCCACTGA
- a CDS encoding AfsR/SARP family transcriptional regulator, producing the protein MEITILGPLTVIGKSRLPVGGTKVRAILALLALNVGSVVSCQDLADELWDDCPPRTTKNTLQAHIARLRRLLEDAGRPDALQTVSQGYLLDLSPQAIDAERFHRLASSGAQRVADHPQAAVEHLEQALRLWRGPVLLDAGPGARCRSAALWLNDSRVAAHENLMAARLALGDERAVASELESLAAQHPLREGLHDLLMLALYRADRQADAIEVFHRLRQRLRDDLGLQPGLQVQRRYRAILDQDPALTTPLRAA; encoded by the coding sequence ATGGAAATAACAATTCTCGGCCCGCTGACGGTGATCGGGAAGAGCCGTCTCCCGGTGGGCGGGACCAAGGTGCGCGCCATCCTCGCACTGCTGGCCCTCAACGTCGGCTCCGTCGTGTCCTGCCAGGATCTGGCCGACGAACTGTGGGACGACTGCCCGCCGCGCACGACCAAGAACACCCTGCAGGCCCACATCGCCCGGCTGCGCCGACTGCTCGAGGACGCCGGCCGTCCCGACGCGCTGCAGACGGTGAGCCAAGGCTACCTGCTGGACTTGAGCCCCCAGGCGATCGACGCGGAACGCTTCCACCGCCTCGCTTCCAGCGGCGCCCAGCGCGTCGCCGACCACCCGCAGGCCGCGGTCGAGCACCTCGAACAGGCGCTGCGCCTGTGGCGGGGGCCGGTCCTGCTCGACGCCGGTCCGGGCGCGCGCTGCCGGTCCGCGGCACTGTGGCTCAACGACAGCCGCGTCGCCGCGCACGAGAACCTCATGGCCGCCCGGCTGGCCCTCGGCGACGAACGCGCCGTCGCCTCCGAACTGGAGAGCCTGGCCGCCCAGCATCCGCTGCGCGAGGGGCTGCACGACCTGCTCATGCTCGCGCTCTACCGGGCCGACCGGCAGGCCGACGCGATCGAGGTGTTCCACCGGCTGCGCCAACGCCTGCGCGACGACCTCGGACTGCAGCCCGGCCTGCAGGTCCAGCGCCGGTACCGCGCGATCCTCGACCAGGACCCGGCGCTCACCACGCCACTGCGCGCCGCGTAG
- a CDS encoding metallophosphoesterase family protein, with protein sequence MVPPTLYALSDLHVGYRENRELVERIRPTDPGDWLIVAGDVGEFFADIEWCLGLLRSRFAKVVWTPGNHELWTHPDDPVQLRGEHRYRELVEMCRRLDVLTPEDEYTLWTGHGGPFLIAPLFVLYDYSFRSPGTRTKAESLAYAYSTGVVCTDESMLHPDPYPSREAWCSQRVEYTERRLAACAPEQSAVLVNHYPLIRDPLDILRYPEFAQWCGTERTASWHLRFRAATVVYGHLHIPRNITRDGVLFQEVSLGYPREWKPRSTPPPVLRPVVLPGTNPAPAGRPGGTHA encoded by the coding sequence ATGGTGCCACCGACCCTGTACGCGCTGAGCGATCTGCATGTCGGCTATCGCGAGAACCGCGAACTCGTCGAGCGTATCCGCCCCACCGACCCGGGCGACTGGCTCATCGTCGCCGGCGACGTCGGAGAGTTCTTCGCCGACATCGAATGGTGTCTCGGGCTGCTGCGCTCGCGGTTCGCCAAGGTCGTCTGGACGCCCGGGAACCACGAACTGTGGACACACCCCGACGATCCCGTCCAGCTGCGCGGCGAGCACCGCTATCGCGAGCTGGTGGAGATGTGCCGCCGCCTCGACGTCCTCACACCGGAGGACGAATACACCCTGTGGACCGGACACGGCGGCCCATTCCTGATCGCGCCGCTGTTCGTGCTCTACGACTATTCCTTCCGGTCACCCGGCACGCGCACGAAGGCCGAGTCACTGGCCTACGCGTACTCCACCGGAGTCGTGTGCACCGACGAGTCGATGCTCCACCCCGACCCGTATCCGAGCCGTGAGGCGTGGTGCTCGCAGCGCGTCGAGTACACCGAGCGCCGCCTCGCCGCGTGCGCACCCGAGCAGTCCGCCGTCCTGGTCAACCACTACCCGCTCATCCGGGACCCCCTGGACATCCTGCGGTACCCCGAGTTCGCACAGTGGTGCGGCACCGAACGCACTGCCTCGTGGCACCTGCGGTTCCGGGCCGCGACGGTCGTCTACGGACACCTGCACATACCCCGCAACATCACCCGGGACGGCGTGCTGTTCCAGGAGGTGTCGCTCGGATACCCGAGGGAGTGGAAACCCCGCAGCACACCGCCGCCCGTGCTGCGCCCGGTGGTCCTGCCCGGGACGAACCCGGCGCCGGCGGGCCGGCCGGGAGGGACGCATGCTTGA
- a CDS encoding 4'-phosphopantetheinyl transferase family protein produces the protein MLEILPDTVATAEEFGDLADAYLFPEEAATVAHAVEGRRREFATGRACVRRALGSLGLPPVPVLPGERGAPVWPDGIVGSLTHCAGYRGAAVARRDDALTIAIDAEPDAPLPEGVAEAVALDTELKMLAALPAHPAAPHWDRLLFSAKESVYKAWYPVARVFIGFEAARIEFDPDAGTFHAEMLVPGPFSEFTGMWRVRDGLLLTAVVV, from the coding sequence ATGCTTGAGATCCTGCCTGACACGGTCGCGACCGCCGAAGAGTTCGGGGACCTGGCCGACGCCTACCTGTTCCCGGAGGAGGCCGCGACGGTGGCACACGCCGTCGAAGGACGCCGGCGCGAATTCGCCACCGGACGGGCCTGTGTCCGCCGGGCGCTCGGCAGCCTCGGCCTGCCGCCCGTGCCGGTCCTGCCGGGGGAGCGGGGTGCGCCGGTCTGGCCGGACGGCATCGTCGGCAGCCTCACACACTGCGCCGGCTACCGCGGCGCCGCCGTGGCCCGCCGCGACGACGCGCTGACCATCGCCATCGACGCCGAGCCGGACGCGCCGCTGCCCGAAGGCGTGGCCGAGGCGGTGGCGCTCGACACCGAACTGAAGATGCTGGCCGCGTTGCCGGCGCACCCCGCCGCGCCCCACTGGGACCGGTTGTTGTTCAGCGCAAAGGAGTCGGTCTACAAGGCCTGGTACCCGGTGGCCCGCGTCTTCATCGGCTTCGAGGCCGCCCGCATCGAATTCGACCCGGACGCCGGAACGTTCCACGCCGAGATGCTCGTGCCCGGGCCGTTCAGCGAGTTCACCGGAATGTGGCGTGTGCGGGACGGCCTGCTCCTGACGGCCGTCGTGGTCTGA
- a CDS encoding ABC transporter permease has protein sequence MLETPSRQGDDAARGPGSARVFMAVFWRDLFVTGRELPSFLAQVVLQPLFTLFILGKVLGDLGYVGAEFEQVLLPGVVALAAFIGALQNTALPLVLDFSYTREIEDRLLAPLRLELVAVEKMLFGAARGVLSAVLMIPIGMLILDGVDWPLSAAPGIAGVILLGSLVGAAIGMTLGTFVPPQRIEIMFAVTLTPLMFTGATQFPWLGLEAIRWFQVICAVNPLTYFSEALRALLLVDGSVESLPLWISLLVLGAALIGFGVAGVKGFMKRALD, from the coding sequence ATGCTTGAAACGCCGAGCCGTCAAGGCGACGACGCGGCACGCGGGCCCGGCTCCGCGCGCGTCTTCATGGCCGTCTTCTGGCGCGACCTGTTCGTCACGGGCCGCGAACTTCCCTCGTTCCTCGCGCAGGTGGTTCTCCAGCCGCTCTTCACCCTGTTCATCCTGGGCAAGGTCCTGGGTGATCTCGGTTACGTGGGTGCCGAGTTCGAGCAGGTACTGCTGCCGGGCGTGGTGGCTCTGGCCGCGTTCATCGGGGCCCTGCAGAACACCGCCCTTCCCCTGGTGCTGGACTTCTCCTACACCCGGGAGATCGAGGACCGGCTCCTGGCACCGCTGCGTCTGGAACTGGTCGCGGTCGAGAAGATGCTCTTCGGCGCCGCGCGTGGAGTGCTGTCGGCTGTGCTGATGATCCCGATCGGCATGCTCATCCTGGACGGGGTGGACTGGCCGCTGAGCGCCGCGCCAGGGATCGCCGGAGTGATCCTGCTGGGGTCCCTGGTGGGTGCGGCGATCGGGATGACCCTGGGCACCTTCGTTCCGCCGCAGCGGATCGAGATCATGTTCGCGGTGACGCTCACTCCGTTGATGTTCACCGGCGCCACGCAGTTCCCCTGGCTCGGTCTCGAAGCGATTCGGTGGTTCCAGGTAATCTGCGCGGTCAACCCGCTGACGTACTTCAGCGAAGCACTGCGCGCGTTGCTGCTGGTGGACGGCAGCGTCGAGTCGCTGCCGCTGTGGATCTCCCTTCTGGTCCTGGGCGCGGCACTCATCGGTTTCGGTGTCGCCGGAGTCAAGGGCTTCATGAAACGCGCGCTCGACTGA
- a CDS encoding ABC transporter ATP-binding protein, with product MTDAVRVEDLVKKYPNGPVPAVDGLSFSVSHGEVFGLLGPNGAGKTTTVGILTTRVLPTSGRALVDSVDVVAESARARRALAVVPQRNNLDRSLTVRQNLLFHAAYHGARSAERKRTADLVLERMGLKDFADARVDFMSGGQAQRVMIARALMHRPSVLFLDEPATGLDPQARLFVHERISELRNDGVTVVLTTHDMDEAEKLCDRVGIIDHGKLIALDTPAALTSTLPGSSTLTVTLRLSGSTTAEDVTLTLAGADGVERVERLPADPSGGAEQFRLYAALAPTAVLPGVFKVLEGVSCEMSDIAIGRPSLEDVFIHFTGRELR from the coding sequence GTGACTGATGCCGTAAGGGTCGAAGACCTGGTGAAGAAATATCCGAACGGTCCGGTACCCGCAGTGGACGGCCTGAGTTTTTCCGTGTCGCACGGAGAGGTCTTCGGTCTGCTCGGACCGAATGGAGCCGGAAAGACCACGACCGTGGGAATCCTGACCACGCGGGTGCTGCCCACCTCAGGACGTGCCCTGGTCGATTCGGTGGACGTGGTGGCGGAGTCCGCCCGGGCGCGCAGGGCGCTGGCCGTGGTGCCGCAGCGTAACAACCTGGACCGGTCTCTGACCGTCCGGCAGAATCTGCTGTTCCACGCGGCCTACCACGGGGCCCGCTCCGCCGAGCGGAAGCGGACGGCGGACCTCGTCCTGGAGCGGATGGGGCTGAAGGACTTCGCCGACGCCCGGGTCGACTTCATGTCCGGCGGTCAGGCTCAGCGGGTGATGATCGCGCGGGCGCTGATGCACCGGCCCTCCGTGCTGTTCCTCGACGAGCCGGCGACGGGACTCGATCCACAGGCACGGCTGTTCGTGCACGAACGGATATCCGAACTCCGCAACGACGGGGTGACCGTGGTGCTCACCACCCACGACATGGACGAGGCCGAGAAGCTGTGCGACCGCGTCGGCATCATCGACCACGGCAAGCTCATCGCCCTCGACACGCCCGCCGCGCTGACCAGCACCCTCCCCGGCAGCAGCACCCTGACCGTCACGCTCCGCCTTTCCGGCAGCACCACCGCCGAGGACGTGACGCTCACGCTCGCGGGTGCTGACGGGGTGGAGCGGGTGGAGCGCCTTCCGGCGGACCCCTCGGGCGGGGCCGAGCAGTTCCGGCTCTATGCGGCCCTGGCCCCAACCGCTGTGCTGCCGGGCGTCTTCAAGGTGCTCGAGGGCGTCAGCTGCGAGATGAGCGACATCGCCATCGGCAGACCGAGCCTCGAGGACGTGTTCATCCATTTCACCGGTCGGGAGCTCCGTTGA
- a CDS encoding TetR/AcrR family transcriptional regulator C-terminal domain-containing protein — protein MTNRQAREDRGPRLDPGTVIRTALELLDEKGLDALSTRAVADRLGVRMNTVLWHVKTKARMLELMADAVIGEAPLDGLPASGDERVRELARRYRRALLAHRDGATLVVGTYAAEPQTLRFADALVGALLDGGLDEREAAWTTWTIIYFTLGLTQEEQAAAHQSLNDRLADAVSATAYPALHRVLGHLDVESFGERFEFGLSAILARR, from the coding sequence ATGACCAATAGGCAAGCGCGTGAGGACCGCGGCCCGCGACTGGACCCTGGAACGGTGATCCGTACCGCGCTGGAACTGCTGGACGAAAAGGGCCTGGACGCCCTGTCCACCCGGGCGGTCGCCGACCGGCTCGGCGTACGGATGAACACCGTGCTGTGGCATGTGAAGACCAAGGCTCGGATGCTGGAGCTGATGGCGGACGCCGTCATCGGCGAAGCCCCGCTCGACGGCCTTCCGGCCTCCGGGGACGAGCGTGTCCGCGAACTGGCCCGCCGGTACCGCCGTGCCCTGCTCGCCCACCGCGACGGCGCCACGCTCGTCGTCGGCACCTACGCCGCCGAACCACAAACCCTGCGCTTCGCCGATGCCCTGGTGGGCGCGTTGCTGGACGGCGGCCTGGACGAGCGTGAGGCCGCCTGGACCACGTGGACGATCATCTACTTCACCCTCGGTCTCACCCAGGAAGAACAGGCGGCGGCCCACCAGTCCCTGAACGACCGTCTGGCCGACGCGGTCTCCGCGACGGCCTACCCCGCCCTCCACCGCGTCCTCGGCCATCTCGACGTGGAATCATTTGGCGAGCGCTTCGAGTTCGGCCTGTCCGCGATCCTCGCGCGAAGGTGA
- a CDS encoding FAD-dependent monooxygenase: MGQQVVIAGGGPVGLWLAAELRLGGVPVTVVEERADIDQRSKALTIHPRTIEILASRGAHKPFLAEGLPIPGGHFAMLDDRLDFRALETPFPYTLALPQARTEELLEEHALALGATIVRGHRVTGFTGHADPVTVQVDGPDGPYELQAAFLIGCDGSRSTVRTTAGIDFVGTPSTVLGWLGDVTLDSPPRPGFSTFGLQGGVMVAPLPGGRYRVVGVSPDSLTTQWPGDLTLEELRAKTVAVTGEDFGMRDPVWVSRFGNATRLAAQYRRGRILLAGDAAHQHFPAGGVGMNVGIQDAHNLGWKIAATLRGWAPDHLLDTYHTERHPVGAQLMEHSRAQTALMTGFTPEGIDLRSLFSGMIATQPALNKALSERLTALAVNYPTPDPTTHPLTGTRAPDLAFTDSENNLFSQLRPDGYLLLDLTAGALAGRTRPGLTVHTRTSTLDQPPAAWATVRAALVRPDGHVAWVGVDEDDTALSAAVDRALATTHRTAARPAGLSNER, encoded by the coding sequence ATGGGACAGCAGGTTGTCATCGCCGGAGGGGGCCCGGTCGGGCTCTGGCTCGCCGCCGAACTGCGGCTGGGCGGGGTTCCCGTCACCGTCGTCGAGGAGCGCGCAGACATCGACCAGCGCTCCAAGGCCCTCACCATCCACCCACGCACCATCGAGATCCTGGCCTCGCGCGGCGCGCACAAGCCCTTCCTCGCCGAGGGGCTGCCGATCCCGGGCGGCCACTTCGCCATGCTCGACGACCGACTCGACTTCCGTGCCCTGGAGACCCCGTTCCCCTACACCCTCGCCCTGCCCCAGGCCCGCACCGAGGAACTGCTGGAGGAGCACGCGCTCGCGCTCGGCGCCACGATCGTGCGCGGTCACCGCGTCACCGGGTTCACCGGGCACGCCGATCCGGTGACCGTGCAGGTGGACGGGCCGGACGGACCGTACGAACTCCAGGCGGCGTTCCTCATCGGCTGCGACGGCTCCCGCAGCACCGTGCGCACCACCGCCGGCATCGACTTCGTCGGTACGCCCTCCACCGTCCTGGGCTGGCTCGGCGACGTCACCCTCGACAGCCCGCCGCGCCCCGGATTCAGCACCTTCGGGCTCCAGGGCGGGGTGATGGTCGCACCGCTGCCCGGCGGGCGGTACCGCGTGGTCGGGGTCAGTCCCGACAGCCTCACGACGCAATGGCCCGGCGACCTCACCCTGGAGGAGCTACGGGCCAAGACCGTCGCCGTCACGGGCGAGGACTTCGGCATGCGCGACCCGGTCTGGGTCTCCCGATTCGGCAACGCCACCCGGCTGGCCGCCCAGTACCGGCGAGGCCGGATCCTGCTCGCCGGTGACGCCGCCCACCAGCACTTCCCGGCGGGTGGTGTCGGGATGAACGTCGGGATCCAGGACGCCCACAACCTCGGCTGGAAAATCGCCGCCACCCTCCGTGGCTGGGCACCCGACCACCTGCTCGACACCTATCACACCGAACGTCACCCCGTAGGCGCCCAGTTGATGGAACACAGCCGCGCACAGACCGCCCTGATGACCGGCTTCACCCCCGAAGGCATCGACCTGCGCTCCCTGTTCAGCGGGATGATCGCCACCCAGCCGGCACTCAACAAGGCCCTGTCCGAACGTCTCACCGCGCTCGCCGTCAACTACCCCACGCCGGACCCGACAACCCACCCCCTCACCGGCACCCGCGCCCCCGACCTGGCCTTCACCGACTCGGAGAACAACCTGTTCTCCCAGCTGCGCCCGGACGGCTACCTCCTGCTCGACCTGACGGCGGGCGCCCTGGCGGGCCGGACGCGGCCGGGGCTCACGGTGCACACCCGCACCTCAACCCTCGACCAGCCCCCGGCCGCATGGGCCACCGTGCGCGCCGCCCTCGTCCGCCCCGACGGACACGTCGCCTGGGTCGGCGTCGACGAGGACGACACCGCACTGTCCGCCGCCGTGGACCGGGCGCTCGCCACCACCCACCGCACTGCGGCCCGCCCCGCGGGTCTGTCAAACGAGCGCTGA
- a CDS encoding AfsR/SARP family transcriptional regulator, with product MTASEVRSLRFNVLGPLEGWAGGSRLRLGGLIQERVLGTLLLESGRVLPIGRLVESAWAEDPPATASHQVRKAVADLRRRIPSGSDVIVTDGPGYRVVLGTEQLDLTEFGSLVRTARDAPAEGRAAEAVEALRRALGLWRGPILAGAGGSVIEAAATVFEERRLAAAEHLFELRLGLGESTELVVDLRDLVQAHPLHESLRAQLMLTLYRSGRQAEALEEYSRVRELLVEELGVDPGPRLTRVYEGILRDSPELAAPAPPADAAPLPRPVPAAPGAPCTLPYDLADFTGRGEELQELLDSAGRDYARHSRIVALDGMGGSGKTSLAVHAAHTLAGDFPDGQLYLDLRGYTPGEQPVTASGALDSLLRALGVPGARIPEDAAGRTALWRSTVAGKRLLLLLDNAADADGVRPLLPTSPGCLVLVTSRARLVDLDSAQWISVDVMSPTECAALIAETLGEQRYAAEPESAAELARLCGHLPLALRIATARLRNRPRWTLRYLADRLRDETRRLDELSSGQRSVAATLRLSYQALPQDCRTAFRSVALHPGGDLDVHAAAALLDADPMDAEGILELLLDVHLLQQPEIGLYTFHDLVRSFAQSLRAPATDGDDAASTRRLLDYYLAATESACQVMFPGRRPLPTEVAEVDDAEAWASRLPWFADSGQAEQWFAREQGSLLGAVGLADRAGHDRHTVFLARNLAFQLSSRGQLEEFRSIGLVAVAAARRLGVLPLLGISLSNLGVACWKLGRFAEGIEGATEGREVAERLGDVQTLAHSESTLGQLNSLLGRFPRALSHLEKAIALQRELGASRAEAESLTLLSTLYEQWGRHEEAASAARRAISLCDELGRHKNKLVALTDLAFAHACLGDDEAADLCLSQARELCTESSDPGQVALALALLAEVTQRLGRPEQAAHYADRAIETIGPNVSLLRRAKVENTVGRYLFKRKEYEAALRLHERAHEAARSLDFRIEVAYALSGMARVQAALGLTEDAARNEHLAEELFGQMGVPADRRRS from the coding sequence ATGACCGCTTCCGAGGTCCGGTCGCTGCGTTTCAACGTGCTGGGTCCGTTAGAAGGATGGGCGGGCGGTTCGCGGCTGCGGCTGGGAGGACTGATCCAGGAACGGGTGCTCGGCACGCTGCTCCTGGAATCCGGGCGGGTGCTGCCGATCGGCCGTCTCGTGGAGTCGGCCTGGGCCGAGGACCCGCCGGCCACCGCTTCCCACCAGGTACGCAAAGCGGTCGCCGATCTCCGGCGGCGCATCCCCTCGGGCAGCGACGTCATCGTCACCGACGGCCCCGGTTACCGGGTGGTGCTGGGCACCGAACAGCTCGACTTGACGGAGTTCGGCTCCCTGGTGCGGACCGCGCGCGACGCACCGGCCGAAGGACGTGCGGCCGAGGCGGTCGAGGCGCTGCGCCGGGCGCTCGGGCTGTGGCGCGGGCCGATCCTCGCGGGCGCCGGCGGTTCCGTGATCGAGGCGGCGGCCACTGTCTTCGAGGAGCGTCGGCTCGCCGCGGCCGAGCACCTCTTCGAACTGCGTCTCGGCCTGGGCGAGTCCACCGAACTCGTCGTCGACCTGCGCGATCTGGTGCAGGCCCATCCGCTGCACGAGTCGCTCCGCGCCCAGCTGATGCTGACCCTCTACCGTTCGGGACGCCAGGCCGAGGCACTGGAGGAGTACAGCCGGGTCCGTGAACTCCTGGTGGAAGAGCTGGGGGTCGACCCGGGACCGCGCCTGACCAGGGTGTACGAGGGAATCCTGCGCGACAGTCCGGAGCTGGCCGCACCCGCTCCCCCGGCCGACGCGGCCCCGCTCCCCCGCCCGGTCCCGGCCGCGCCGGGGGCCCCGTGCACCCTGCCGTACGACCTGGCGGACTTCACCGGACGCGGTGAGGAGCTGCAGGAACTCCTGGACTCCGCGGGCCGGGACTACGCGCGTCATTCGCGCATTGTGGCCCTGGACGGCATGGGCGGAAGCGGGAAGACCTCCCTGGCAGTGCACGCGGCACACACCTTGGCCGGTGACTTCCCCGACGGCCAGCTCTACCTCGACCTGCGCGGATACACCCCCGGCGAGCAGCCGGTGACCGCGAGCGGTGCGCTCGACAGCCTGCTGCGCGCGCTGGGTGTGCCGGGCGCGCGTATCCCCGAGGACGCCGCAGGCCGTACGGCGCTGTGGCGGTCGACCGTCGCGGGGAAGAGGCTGCTGCTGCTCCTCGACAACGCGGCGGACGCGGACGGCGTCCGGCCGCTGCTGCCGACGTCGCCCGGCTGCCTGGTGCTGGTGACCAGCCGGGCGCGGCTGGTGGACCTCGACTCGGCGCAGTGGATTTCGGTCGACGTGATGTCGCCGACGGAGTGCGCGGCGCTGATCGCCGAGACCCTGGGCGAGCAGCGGTACGCGGCCGAGCCCGAGTCGGCCGCCGAACTGGCCCGGCTCTGCGGGCACTTGCCGCTGGCCTTGCGCATCGCCACGGCCCGGCTGCGCAACCGGCCCCGGTGGACACTGCGGTACCTGGCGGACCGGCTGCGCGACGAGACGCGCAGGCTGGACGAGCTGAGCTCGGGCCAGCGCAGCGTCGCCGCCACCCTGCGGCTGTCGTACCAGGCACTGCCGCAGGACTGCCGGACGGCGTTTCGCAGTGTGGCCCTGCACCCCGGCGGCGACCTCGACGTGCACGCGGCCGCCGCTCTCCTCGACGCGGATCCGATGGACGCCGAGGGCATTCTCGAGCTTCTCCTGGACGTGCATCTGCTCCAGCAGCCGGAGATCGGTCTCTACACCTTTCACGACCTGGTCCGCAGCTTCGCGCAGAGCCTGCGGGCTCCGGCGACGGACGGCGACGACGCCGCGTCGACCCGCAGGCTCCTCGACTACTACCTCGCGGCGACGGAGTCGGCCTGCCAGGTGATGTTCCCGGGCCGGCGCCCTCTGCCCACCGAGGTGGCGGAGGTGGACGACGCCGAGGCGTGGGCGTCCCGGCTGCCCTGGTTCGCGGACAGCGGGCAGGCCGAACAGTGGTTCGCGCGGGAGCAGGGGTCGCTGCTCGGCGCGGTCGGCCTGGCGGACCGTGCCGGACACGACCGCCACACGGTGTTCCTCGCCCGCAACCTGGCCTTCCAGCTCAGTTCGCGCGGCCAGTTGGAGGAGTTCCGTTCGATCGGTCTCGTGGCGGTGGCCGCCGCGCGTCGCCTGGGCGTATTACCGCTGCTCGGTATCAGCCTGTCCAACCTGGGCGTCGCCTGCTGGAAGCTGGGCCGCTTCGCCGAGGGCATTGAGGGCGCCACGGAGGGCCGGGAGGTCGCCGAACGCCTCGGCGATGTGCAGACGCTGGCCCACAGCGAGAGCACCCTCGGCCAGCTCAACAGTCTGCTGGGCCGGTTCCCGCGGGCGCTGTCCCATCTGGAGAAGGCCATCGCGCTCCAGCGCGAGCTGGGCGCCAGCCGGGCCGAGGCCGAGAGCCTGACTCTCCTGAGCACGCTCTACGAACAGTGGGGCCGGCACGAGGAGGCCGCGTCGGCGGCCCGTCGCGCGATCAGCCTCTGTGACGAACTGGGCCGGCACAAGAACAAGTTGGTCGCCCTGACAGATCTGGCCTTCGCCCACGCATGCCTCGGTGACGACGAGGCCGCGGACCTCTGTCTCAGCCAGGCGCGCGAGCTGTGCACCGAGAGCAGCGACCCGGGACAGGTGGCGCTCGCGCTCGCTCTCCTGGCGGAGGTGACCCAGCGACTCGGCCGGCCCGAGCAGGCCGCGCATTACGCGGATCGCGCCATCGAAACCATAGGACCAAACGTTTCTCTGCTGCGCAGGGCCAAGGTCGAGAACACGGTCGGCCGTTATCTGTTCAAACGCAAGGAGTACGAGGCCGCCCTCCGCCTCCACGAGCGGGCCCACGAGGCGGCCCGTTCCCTGGACTTCCGTATCGAGGTCGCCTACGCCCTCTCCGGTATGGCCCGGGTCCAGGCCGCTCTCGGCCTCACCGAGGACGCGGCCCGTAACGAGCACTTGGCCGAGGAGCTCTTCGGCCAGATGGGCGTCCCCGCGGACCGGCGGCGCAGCTGA